One Salmo trutta chromosome 26, fSalTru1.1, whole genome shotgun sequence DNA window includes the following coding sequences:
- the LOC115163034 gene encoding flavin reductase (NADPH), with protein sequence MSESIKNVAIFGATGMTGLVTLPLAVAAGYNVTVLVRDPARLPAEHKACRVVVGDVLNKEDVKKTMEGQDAVIIILGTRSDLGPTTMMSEGTRNILDAMKARGIRKVVGCMSAFLLWDRSKVPPRLLSVTEDHDRMYMVLKESGLEFVAVMPPHIDDNLPLTEKYTVTENMLKGRVISKYDLGHFFVKCLSISDWDRKTVGVCGEYS encoded by the exons ATGTCAGAATCGATCAAGAATGTTGCAATATTTGGGGCAACCGGAATGACCGGACTGGTGACATTACCACTGGCTGTTGCAGCGG GTTACAATGTGACAGTGCTAGTGAGAGACCCTGCCAGGCTGCCTGCAGAACACAAAGCCTGCAGGGTGGTGGTGGGAGATGTCCTCAATAAGGAGGATGTGAAGAAGACCATGGAGGGTCAGGATGCTGTTATCATCATTTTGGGCACCAGGAGTGACCTCG GTCCCACAACAATGATGTCAGAAGGAACCAGAAACATCTTAGACGCCATGAAAGCTCGGGGGATCCGCAAAGTAGTTGGCTGCATGTCAG CCTTCCTCCTATGGGACCGGTCTAAAGTGCCACCCAGGCTGCTGTCGGTCACAGAGGACCATGATAGGATGTACATGGTGTTGAAGGAGTCAGGGCTGGAATTCGTGGCTGTCATGCCCCCTCACATCGACG ATAATCTCCCTTTGACTGAGAAGTACACAGTGACAGAGAACATGCTGAAAGGGCGGGTCATTTCCAAATATGACCTGGGACACTTCTTCGTCAAGTGCTTGTCCATCTCTGACTGGGACAGGAAGACCGTTGGGGTTTGCGGGGAATACAGTTAA